A genomic window from Leptolyngbya sp. BL0902 includes:
- a CDS encoding diguanylate cyclase, with product MTGEIVSVDSPSLISPSSTLEAMVSPGDTVATLKAQVMALNRANQSLREQLVAEQATARRWQMALESTGDGLWDWNPITNEVFFSAQWKTMLGYDDHEISNRLEEWDSRVHPYDKAQCYADLEAHLRGDTPLYQNEHRMRCKNGSYKWILDRGQVIEWNAAGQPQRLIGTHTDISDRKREETQRQQMEIILRQSEATNQAILSAIPDLLLRVGRDGTCFMVLPPKDGTTGIFLPIQRHLSEVLPLDLLHYHLQRIDQALSSGQLQAWEQKLPKHGKTCYEEVRLVPCSDEECLVIVRDITERKQTELALQIKIDELDRFFSVSLDLLCIADTDGYFRRLNCAWERTLGYAIEDLEGKRFMDYVHPDDLEATAATLATLAEQQEILNFVNRYRCWDGSYRWIEWRSVPVGQVIYAAARDITHRLQAELDLKSTKEQLELVLQASSEGFSDWNLLTHEIYFSPRWKSILGYQDHELENSLAMWETVMFEEDRVASKQLTQDYNAGRTDHFSLVQRYHHKNGSTVHMLTRILHVMDDEGRVVRMVGSHLDVTPTVEMQAALQTSEMQLSGVLNSSLDGIMAFQSVRQGDLVIDFTWLLCNPTAADLLGHTPSQLLGKRLLDLHPHRHVDTLFSLCQQVVSTGQPVQQSVHYRHQDRDFWLEVIAVKLGDGLAVTCRDITALKQSELALQQSNQKLQDNVASLQQRQEEMLHLGEMNEFIQSCLTVQEAYQAMATLVAPLFPHCGGSIFIINPSRNYAEMVTTWGHDHTSMTEFHPQDCWALRRGRSHQVDPGQTGLRCRHSNAPATAITLCLPMQAQGETLGLFYLWAAGADQFPAAKQQLARTVAEQLSLAIANLNLRETLQHQSIRDPLTGLFNRRYLEESLQQEIQRAQRHNHPIGIIMLDIDYFKAVNDTYGHDAGDLALQAVGKILRERVRGSDIACRYGGEEMTLILPESALTVTEQRAEAIRLEIERLRVDYQGILINPFTASLGVACFPHHGSTASTLIKAADDALYQAKAVGRNRVVVAPGCDPMA from the coding sequence GTGACTGGTGAGATCGTATCGGTAGATAGTCCCTCCCTGATTTCGCCTAGTTCTACCCTAGAGGCGATGGTTAGCCCTGGGGATACCGTCGCCACCTTAAAAGCGCAGGTAATGGCCCTGAACCGGGCCAACCAGTCCTTGCGGGAGCAGTTAGTGGCAGAACAGGCGACGGCACGGCGCTGGCAAATGGCCCTAGAGAGCACCGGGGATGGCCTGTGGGACTGGAACCCCATTACCAACGAGGTTTTTTTCTCGGCCCAGTGGAAAACCATGCTGGGCTACGACGATCACGAAATCAGCAATCGCCTAGAGGAATGGGACAGCCGCGTCCATCCCTACGACAAAGCCCAGTGCTATGCCGACCTAGAAGCCCACCTGCGGGGCGACACACCCCTCTACCAAAACGAACACCGAATGCGCTGCAAAAATGGCAGCTATAAGTGGATTTTGGATCGGGGGCAGGTGATTGAGTGGAACGCCGCAGGCCAACCCCAGCGCCTCATTGGCACCCACACCGATATTAGTGATCGCAAGCGGGAGGAAACCCAGCGGCAGCAGATGGAGATCATTCTGCGCCAGAGTGAGGCTACCAATCAGGCAATTTTGTCGGCCATTCCCGATTTACTGCTGCGGGTGGGGCGAGATGGCACCTGTTTTATGGTGCTGCCCCCCAAGGATGGCACAACTGGGATCTTTCTGCCTATTCAACGCCACCTGTCGGAGGTACTACCCCTCGATTTGCTGCACTACCATCTTCAGCGCATTGATCAGGCACTCTCCTCCGGGCAGTTGCAGGCATGGGAGCAAAAACTGCCCAAACACGGCAAAACCTGCTACGAAGAAGTGCGCCTGGTGCCCTGTAGTGACGAAGAATGCTTAGTGATCGTGCGCGACATCACCGAGCGCAAGCAGACGGAACTCGCCCTCCAAATCAAAATTGACGAGCTAGATCGGTTCTTCTCTGTTTCCCTGGACTTGCTTTGCATTGCCGATACCGATGGCTACTTCCGTCGCCTCAACTGCGCCTGGGAAAGAACCCTGGGCTATGCCATTGAGGATCTAGAGGGCAAGCGCTTCATGGATTACGTGCACCCCGATGATCTCGAAGCCACGGCGGCTACCCTGGCCACCCTGGCAGAACAGCAGGAAATCCTCAACTTTGTAAACCGTTACCGCTGTTGGGATGGATCCTACCGCTGGATAGAATGGCGGTCGGTACCTGTAGGGCAGGTGATCTACGCCGCCGCCCGCGACATTACCCATCGACTCCAGGCTGAGTTAGATCTGAAATCCACCAAGGAACAGCTTGAACTGGTGCTTCAGGCGTCCTCCGAGGGCTTTTCAGACTGGAATCTGCTGACCCACGAGATCTACTTCTCCCCCCGATGGAAATCCATTTTGGGCTACCAAGACCACGAGCTTGAGAACTCCCTCGCCATGTGGGAGACCGTCATGTTCGAGGAAGACCGTGTGGCATCTAAGCAGCTCACCCAAGACTACAACGCCGGACGCACCGATCACTTTTCCCTGGTGCAGCGCTATCACCACAAAAACGGATCCACAGTGCATATGCTCACCCGGATTTTGCACGTGATGGATGACGAAGGTCGGGTAGTGCGGATGGTGGGGAGCCACCTCGATGTAACACCGACGGTGGAAATGCAGGCCGCTCTGCAAACTTCAGAAATGCAGCTCAGTGGTGTGTTAAACAGCTCCCTAGACGGCATCATGGCCTTTCAGTCGGTGCGCCAGGGCGACCTCGTGATTGACTTTACCTGGCTGCTGTGCAACCCCACCGCCGCCGATCTGCTGGGCCACACCCCCAGCCAACTACTCGGAAAACGGCTGCTGGATCTCCATCCCCATCGCCATGTGGATACCCTATTTTCCCTGTGTCAGCAGGTGGTGAGCACAGGCCAGCCCGTGCAGCAGTCCGTTCACTATCGCCACCAAGATCGCGACTTTTGGCTGGAGGTGATTGCTGTGAAACTAGGGGATGGCCTAGCGGTGACTTGCCGAGACATCACCGCCCTCAAACAGTCTGAACTGGCCCTTCAGCAATCCAACCAAAAATTGCAGGACAACGTGGCCAGCCTGCAACAACGCCAGGAGGAGATGCTGCACCTCGGCGAAATGAACGAGTTTATTCAGTCTTGCCTCACAGTGCAGGAAGCCTACCAGGCCATGGCCACCCTGGTAGCTCCCCTGTTTCCCCACTGTGGCGGCAGCATTTTCATTATCAATCCCTCCCGCAACTACGCAGAAATGGTGACGACCTGGGGCCATGACCACACCTCCATGACCGAATTTCATCCCCAAGACTGCTGGGCGCTACGGCGGGGCCGGAGCCACCAGGTTGATCCAGGGCAAACGGGCCTGCGCTGCCGCCACAGCAATGCCCCCGCCACGGCCATCACCCTCTGTTTACCCATGCAGGCCCAGGGCGAAACGCTGGGCTTGTTTTACCTCTGGGCCGCAGGAGCCGACCAGTTTCCTGCGGCCAAGCAGCAGTTGGCCCGCACCGTGGCCGAGCAACTCTCCCTCGCCATCGCTAACCTCAATCTCCGGGAAACCTTGCAGCACCAGAGCATTCGCGACCCGCTGACGGGGCTATTTAACCGCCGCTACCTAGAGGAATCCCTCCAGCAGGAAATCCAACGGGCCCAGCGCCACAACCACCCCATCGGCATCATCATGCTGGATATTGACTACTTCAAAGCCGTCAACGACACCTATGGCCACGACGCCGGAGATCTGGCCCTTCAGGCGGTGGGCAAAATTTTGCGGGAACGGGTGCGGGGGTCAGACATTGCC
- a CDS encoding DUF4040 domain-containing protein, with amino-acid sequence MIDSYVYAIVALLPLSALMLMVQTSPYQALVIRGIMGAVAALVYVVVGAADVALTEALVGTMLAVTLYAVAVRSSLVMRLGLLEEVQADPDASLRQVLTPLRTVLQGHYLRLELVPYPDSDSLAQALSDKAVHGIYYPPSSGIDRGAAEPDRLDQPEAAPTLTLRIPRIYDILTAELPDHLVDIQSLPQVPPAPPLAEPLSKTLR; translated from the coding sequence ATGATTGATAGCTACGTCTACGCCATTGTGGCCCTGTTGCCCCTGTCGGCCTTGATGCTCATGGTTCAGACCAGCCCCTATCAAGCCCTCGTCATTCGGGGCATCATGGGGGCCGTGGCGGCGCTGGTCTACGTGGTGGTAGGAGCGGCCGATGTAGCCCTCACCGAGGCCCTGGTGGGCACCATGCTGGCCGTCACCCTCTATGCCGTGGCCGTGCGATCTTCCCTGGTGATGCGCTTGGGCTTACTGGAGGAAGTCCAGGCCGACCCGGATGCCTCCCTGCGTCAGGTGCTCACCCCTCTGCGAACCGTACTCCAGGGTCACTATCTGCGCCTAGAACTCGTGCCCTACCCCGATTCAGACAGTTTGGCCCAGGCCCTAAGCGATAAAGCGGTTCATGGGATTTACTATCCCCCTAGCAGCGGAATTGACCGGGGGGCAGCGGAGCCAGATCGACTGGATCAGCCCGAGGCTGCGCCGACCCTAACCCTGCGTATACCCCGGATCTACGACATCCTAACCGCCGAGTTGCCTGACCACCTGGTCGATATCCAGTCCTTGCCTCAAGTTCCCCCAGCCCCTCCTCTGGCTGAGCCCCTATCGAAAACCCTGCGCTGA
- a CDS encoding Na(+)/H(+) antiporter subunit B, translating to MKWIYLVAGALLFLKILVLPDPTVVAPMPNIVEAVVADSGVPNAVSGIIFRNRLYDTIFEVVVFTIAIMGAKYLLADEVPNAPFYRFTDEPSIVLARLGATIAALVSIELAIRGHLSPGGGFAAGVAGGTAIGLVAITAPSSEWIQALYERWRAAALEKVSVLVFIVLAALTLVGFELPQGEVGSLLSGGILPLLNVLVALKVALGSWAAILLFIRYRGLL from the coding sequence ATGAAGTGGATTTACCTGGTGGCGGGTGCGCTGCTGTTTCTGAAAATTTTGGTGCTGCCCGATCCCACCGTGGTAGCACCCATGCCCAATATCGTTGAAGCAGTGGTGGCTGATAGCGGCGTGCCCAATGCCGTATCAGGCATCATTTTTCGCAATCGCTTGTACGACACCATTTTTGAGGTGGTCGTGTTTACCATCGCGATTATGGGAGCCAAATATTTGCTGGCAGACGAAGTCCCCAACGCCCCCTTCTACCGCTTTACTGACGAACCCTCCATCGTGCTGGCACGGCTGGGCGCAACCATTGCAGCCCTCGTCAGCATTGAGCTTGCCATTCGAGGGCACCTGAGTCCGGGGGGCGGGTTTGCCGCTGGAGTGGCGGGAGGCACCGCCATCGGCCTAGTGGCGATTACGGCTCCCTCCTCAGAATGGATCCAAGCCCTCTACGAACGCTGGCGAGCGGCCGCCCTAGAGAAGGTCTCGGTGCTGGTTTTTATTGTGCTTGCGGCGCTCACCCTAGTAGGTTTCGAGCTTCCCCAGGGGGAAGTTGGCTCCCTCCTCAGCGGTGGTATCCTTCCCTTGCTCAATGTTCTGGTAGCCCTTAAGGTGGCCCTAGGATCTTGGGCGGCGATCTTGCTCTTTATCCGCTATCGGGGCCTGCTTTAG